ttttgatttttccCTGATCCCATTTCAAAGACCAATCTAACTTGTCGCCAAATTTCTCTTCCAATTCTTGGCAAAATTTGGCCGGATCTTCACAACTGACACAGGTATGCCCATAACCTTGCAAAGCACCGTTTTCAGTACTGTTACCGTTATGATAGCCTTTAAATTCCGGATCAGATTCGGTTCCCCAGTTGTGGgtcaattcaataacaCCTTGTCTCTTAGCTTGCTCGTCACGGGCCAATGTATCTTGTTTAAAGTTTGGATCGTGGTCGTAGCCTAAAAAGTATAAAGTGAATTTAGCTCCCTCATGCACACTAGTAGACAACAATTTAAATCCTAAAACGTCACGATAAAATTCCAATGACTTTTTAGGGTCCTTCACTCTAATCATAGTATGGTTCAATTTGTAGGAGGAAACATCAGTTTTATTTGCAACCTTGTTGATTCCATtctcaatcaattcaatccAATATCCATCTGGGTCCAATGCAAAAGCAATATTCTTTTGTCTCCCGTCAGTCAACTTCTTTTGGAACTTGACATCACTGTctaacaattgattttgaaatgcttcaatattatcaactGACACACAGATGTGACCAAACCCACGATCTTTTTCACCATTACCGTTGTTCAATTTATAGTTTGGATCGTTTTCAACACCATGGTTGTGACACAATTCCAACACTCCTTCCCTGGCAGACCAATTGAGATGTTTGTCAGCCTCGGTTTCGTAATTCAACATATACAATGTGAAATCTGCGAATGGAAAGGTGgcaatcaatttcataCCAAATTTTTCAGTATAAAAAGGAAGTGAAATCTTTGGGTCTTTGATACGAAGACATGTGTGGTTCATTAAGAAAGACTTGTTGAATGTGGCCATTTTGAAAGTTCTTGGTGTAGAGGAGAAGAATCGTCTGAACATTCTtacgtttttttttttatccaaTAATTTCAGACCTATATAAATAGTACGTAAcctacttttttttttttttcgagACTTTATTCGGTACAACAAGTTCCTTCGGACTTGAGTCGTGTAAATCGACATTTATGCAATATTAGGTAACAATATAAGGTAAATGTCTCACACAAAATTCAGTATAAATGAACAAAATGACTAATACCAAAGGATTAAAAGTTTTGGTGTAAGTtttattttagtttttgtaACTATTACAATCAAGAAGTATTTTGTTTATCCTCGGAATCTCATTCCCCAACAAATAAgggttgaaaaattttttactgcgatctttttttttttttagttcaCCGATTCTTATTCGTGATGATTGAAAGTGAAAAATACTGCTACAACGTCTTCCGGATCTAGATTTTCCTATTATTGTATTTCATTTGCCAAAGAACTATGTACAGACGAGTTTTTGTGAGGCTGTCACGTCTATTTTCAACATCTCCGTATTTCAGATCTTCATACGCCAATGCACCAAGAAAGACAATTGCGGATATACATGACTTATATAAGACCGGAGAGCCCATTTCGATGGTCACATCGCATGACTTTATTACATCACAAATATTAGAACAAGCAAAAGTTGACATAAATCTCATTGGTGACTCTTTAGCCAATACAACTTTAGGATACGACGACACCAATGAGTTAACACTTGACGAATTTTTATATCATGTCAAGTCAGTTCAGAGAGGTAACTCCCATTCATTGTTGGTTGCAGATATACCTTTTGGAAGTTTTGAAAGTTCCATTGAACAGGCTACATCAACAGCTGTAAAACTAATACAAAAAGGTAAGATTCAAGCTGTGAAAATTGAAGGAGGCAACGAAGAGATCATCCCCACAATCAAAAAGATAATTTCCATTGGAATACCAGTTATGGGCCATGTTGGATTGACCCCTCAAAAACATAATTCGTTAGGAGGGTATAAACTTCAAGGAAAAAGTGCTGATGATTCGTTGAGGATCTTCCAAGAATGCcttaatttacaaaatgcTGGAGTGTTTGCAATTGTGTTGGAGTGCATTCCTAATAAATTATCTCAGTACATAACAGATAAGCTTTCGATTCCAACAATTGGGATAGGTGCTGGGCCTTATACCTCGGGCCAGGTTTTGGTTATATCTGATTTGTTGGGAATGAAAGATGGGCACGTGGCAAAGTTTGTTCAACAGTATAGCGATTTTTTCCAACAAGGTGTTGAAGGTGTAAAACAATATACCAAAGACGTCAAGTCAAAGAAGTTTCCCAATCCAGATACCCATGGttataaaatgaaaaaagagGTGCTTGATGAGTTCAAAGAAATAGCGAAAGATTTGTAATAGTGCTGTATAATATACCACAACATGATGATGCGAAATGTACATTTTTTAGGAACGTAAATCAAACTAAAAAatcataaaaaaaaaaaaaaaatagctTTCGATAACCTaagtttcttttcttgCAGAAGTATTCACCAGCACATCTACTATCAAATGACCTTTGAAATCATCGAAAACCCTGAACCTGAAATCACCAGAGTATTTATTGTTAGACATGGTCAAACAGACCATAATGTGCAAAAGATCTTACAAGGACATTTAGATACAGATATCAACGAAACAGGTAAGGAACAGGCAGAGATCGTTGGTAAATACCTTTCTAGAATTCCCTTTGACTATTTTGTATCGTCAGATCTAACTAGATGTCAGCAAACGTTGCTACCAATATTATCCCACCAACAAACGAAAACAGTAAAGTATACGGCCAATTTAAGAGAAAGAGATATGGGGAAAGTGGAAGGGATGTATTTGAAGGATGCATTAGAGAAATATGGTCCTGGATTCCGTAACTTGGGAGAAAAGGAAGGTGCATTGTGCAAACgtgttgaaaaagaatgGAATGAAATCATTGAGCAAGGTCACAACAATGTTTTAGTTTGTACCCACGGAGGTGTGATTACTAGATTTATTAGCTATCTATATAAAGAGTTGGGGTACgaattaaacaacaaattaacACCAGATGATTTGAAGGTTCCATTCAACACGTCAGTTTCGGTTATAGATGTTGAAAAGAAGACCAAAAAGGGGGTAATTCAAGCTTTCGGAAATACTTTACACTTGGGAGGAAATTTCGAAGTGAAAGACCAATTATTAAGATAGAGATTTATAGAATAAACAATGTTTAAACATGGTTAGAACTCATTtgtaaaacaataattttcTACTCTTAGAATTTTGATGAGACGGCACCTGATGCGAACAAATCGAAATCAATATTTCGACAAATACCTAAAGTAGGCactattttatttttttttattttgtctGTAAGAATGAATTCTAATTAACACGTCTATTAAATCTATGAGCATTACCACATCGGTTAGgtagtttttgttttaagtCTTTTGTAAGACAATGGGTACTCTTAAAGTTATCTTTTCACCAGTATGagatttcaaatcaacCTTCAAGTAATATATCCTTGCCAACAAACAGGTTTGAAAATCAGGGACTAAACAGAAATCTGTCAGGTTAGTCGGTTTCATTACCACATTAGCTAGATTTATcgataaattcaaattcttaCTGTACTTTACTGTACTTTGTTCTTTACCAGTGGTGTTGTCTGTAGATTGTAAAACTTCCTTCTGCCAAGGAACAGCGGCAATTGAAGTGTACGATTGTTCATTTACCTTGATCACCACGTCCTTAATTTTCATATGTACATATTTTGTCGTCAAGTTTGCCAAACATTTGATATCTTGAACCAAGTCTCTATCAACATCCAATGGTTCGGGACCCACTTCCTTTAACAACTTCAGTAATTCAATAGCATATTTctgaaattttttaattgtcaatatatcaaaattatcattgCTGCTTCCTccatttttggttttgttatCAAACATCATTTCTGGATGTATAACAACGGGGATtggtaatttttttgatttcacGGTCAACGCGATCAATTCAACAGATAACGACTTAAACTCAGGTAGCGACGACACAGATCCAGTTTTCTCATCGCCAAAAATAAACGTCAAGTCAAAGGGAATATTCAAAACTGAAGGTAATactttttttgatttcgaCAGAAGCTGTTCAAATGGAACgtaatttacaaaatacTCCTTCTTCGGTGTCCCAAAAGCTATTAATCCAATTATTTTCGAGTTTCCaaataaattcttctttttataCGGATGGAAAACCTCTGATTTCAGCTCATTGGAAACATGGATATTTCTTTGATTAACTTTAGAGTAGTAAGATTGTTGCATCTTGGCTAGCTGTGCTGAACTTGAGGTAGGTGTCAATAGGGGAGAATTGGTATATGAAGAAGCAGCACCCTCTTGAAGTGCTGCTCGTACTGAAAATGAACTAGGCGACGTGGGTAATGAATGAGTGGCAGTAAGTTGGTTAAAAGAGTTGGCACTCGAAACAGGGCGTAACGAACCAGTGCTTGATACAGGCAGAAGcagattttgttgttggttaGCAATCATAATATCTCTTCCTAAAGTGATTTTCTCTTTGATCTTATCCACCATATTAGTATACAACAAGCGTGCTTCCTGATGAATCATAGACCGGtttaattgaacaattgcCTTGGTAACAGGGATAACTCGCAAGTATTTATAATCCTCAGTGGCAACAAcatattcatcatttttgtCATTAATTGCATGAACGCCCCCAAGTGGACCAAACAAGTGCTGATATCCTGATGCACGTCCAATAACTCGAGCACTCACACAATAACTTATTGACGTGTCATTAAATGCAAAATCATTCGTCAAAGAAGCATACTTGTATTTCCTAGACGCCGTATCTTCCGGTGCCCCACTCTGCTGATCCTTCCATTTATGTCTCAAAGAACTAATAACCTCATTTTTGCATACTCCAAATGTGGGAGGAATTTGTAAATGTTTAATTAACAGGTGTTCACATGCACTATCCAACAATTTCTCCGGTATTTTGAAAGTAAAATACTTTTTATAGGTAATTCCTGGTTCTAATATCTTCCTATGATCTAGATGATAATATGTACCGTCAACTGGATCATATATGGTCCCTATATTAGTTGGGTCATTATGCTCTGTCACTAGACGGTCCAAAAATGCGTCATTCCACAGGGCATTGAAGTCAAACATGTTAAGAAATCTATCAATATGAGAAGGTTGTTCAACCAATGTGCTATTATTGGTTTTACCAAATATAGAACAGCCTTCCAACTGAACGGAAAACATATCAAAAGGAATAACATTAGATGTTTTATTAGTTATCAAAACAAACCCGTAAATATAATCCCCTTGTTTCAATTCCAAAGTCAAGGGATCAACCAAAGTATATGGCTCTCCCACTTTCCCAATGTGTTCCGTGAGAAGTATTTTCACTTCCAACAGTTTGGAGATCTCTTTGTTTGTAGACGTCAATCGCTTCAATTTATGTGCATTTTCCAAGATAGTTTCATCATCTTGCTCACCGTCTTGTTGAATAGCTGATGGGTCAGCCTCTAGATTCTCAGAAGGCATTAGCTCCAAGGTCGGAGATGTCGGCACCGACGCAAAATAATCGTGTAATTGAACAGTCGACAAATCAGGGGTAACTTCATAGCTAGGTGGAGCTGTTCGCAAGTCTTCAACACTGGGAGTCAAGTTTTTCGTTATAGTTGATCGATACATTTGATATGAAGGCaaaatattaatcaattcattggCTTCCTCATCCCCTTGATTACGAGAAGACACGCTTGCTTGTCTAGAAGGtgtatttttcaatgaaagGGATGACAACTTTAACTTGAATTTGTTCCTTTCATCCATGGTATGAGACAAgataaagaaatgaaatgaaataaaagtaaacaatcaaaaaaaaaaaggaaaaactAGGGGAGGAATTGCTAAGAAagctatttttttttttttttatactTGTTGCAAGTAGTATATGGAGGGTTTAAATTTGTAAATGAATATGTGTCAACTCAATAATAATCTCATGTGGGAAGTTGATAAATCTCCTGTCACGACAAAACCTTAAAAACTGAAAAACCGAGAACAAGTGACAACATTAATActttaaaagaaaacaaaggTAGTGTCGATgttaccaaaaaaataagaaagaaagatacAGACCAAGAAATCTATAAAAcagataataatgaaacaaaGCAAAGCAAAGCGAGACTAGATCTAGATTTTTCAGTAACAAGAACAAatcaacagaaaaaaaaaagcgcaaaaaaaaaaatccacGAGGATATATTGACAACCACCTCTGAACATAACTcttaaaattaatatatatatatataatgacaactacaaaacaaaaaaaaaaacagagCTGTTCTAATATCTATGAATATTCAAAGGAACATTAACAAGTAAACTATCTCCATGATGCAATCTCACCGTGATTTTGATATAGTATAATCTACTGGCAAAACATGTTTGAAAACTAGGCACCAAAGTAATTCTATCTAACCCTTTACTTGAATGATCATTGCTTTTCAGGCTGCAATTATTTAAGTTCATtctaattgaaaattttttgataaacaatttCCCCTTCTCGGACTGTTCTTCTTGCCATTGCAAACTCTTCACCTCTGTTGTGGTTCCGATTCCATTTTGTGATGTCGTTTCAAATAccaaatttgatattggcAAATTAATATACTTTGTTTTCAACGATGCTAAACATTTCACGTTTTGGTATAATCGAGTCTCTAATCTCAAAGCCTCATTACCAACTCCTTTTATTAGCTTGTGAAATTCATTCAAGTAATTTGAAAACCGGGCAATAACAAGCAGATTGAAATTGGCAGGCTGAGACTTTTTGATATCAATCTCTTTCTCTGCAAACAACATATCAGTGGTAAACTCTATTGGAATTGGGTGTTTCTTCGATCTAATTGACAATGCCACTAGTTCAACATCAATAGCTTTAATTTCTggcaaatttttcaatagaGTGGAAGATTCAgcaaaataatttaattcgAGCGGTATTACAAGTTCAGTATCACTTGGAGGAGGCGCTTTACCAAATCTCGTTGGCGGGGTATACCGTATCTTATAATGTTCCTTAATTGTCGACAAGGAAATGATTCCAAGATATTTGCTTGACCCTGTTATAgattttttcttaaatGGAATAAGACATTGATAAAAGTCCTCATCATCATGCATACTCTTCCCACTTCTAAGATTGCTTTTAAAAGTATCATCGGCAACATCGTACAATTGACGTAATTTAACACTATCATTGCTCATCATAGGACTCAAGTTGGGTCGCGAACTACTAGTATTCCCAGCCTTGTTGTTCAACAACTCATTCCCGTAATCAATCTTTACCATCACAGAGTCCACAAAAGCTCGGTAATAAAGTTCAGCTTCTTGTTTGAGTTGCTGGAAATTGTATTCCATTTCCAAGTTAGGGGTTGGTATAACTCTTATAGGACACGATGCTTCTTTTGACACAACATACTGATCCTTATCAACTTTGTACTTATAATCCGATGCCTTCCCGATAACTCTGGCATCAATACGATAAGCCAAGCAACTATCCAGAAAAGACAAGTCTTTAACTATTAAATGCTGGTTCGCCAATAGAAAAGATGGAGGAAAACTGTTTCGATCAATACCTAGTGTTGGGGGTATTTCGGTATGTGTTGGTAAATTGTACTGATCACAGGTGCTATCCAATAACTTATCTGGAATTTTGAATGTGAAAAATCGTTTGTACGTTACATTAGGTTGAAACAATCTTTTCACATCAATAGACAATAGGGTATTGTCGTATGGATCAGTTTCTCCATTACACCAATCATGGGGGTCTCCGTTATCAGTAATAAGTCGATCGATGTTAGCATATGACCACGAGGCAAAAAGATCTAACATAGTCAAAAACTTAAATCTTAACGCTGGAACTTCACTGGATATGGTTCCAGACAGTGTGTCTAGAGTAGTAAATGTTCCTTCAAAAACAACATACACCATATCAAAGGGAATCAGCTGATCAGACGTGTTGCGAATAGTCACATAGCCATGAAGATAATCACCCTGTTTAAACTCTCGATTCGACGGATCCATAAATATAGGCTTTATTCCACTCTGACAAACTTTTTCTGTTACttgaatatcaattttcaaacatTCGCTCATTGAGTTTTTCCTATGGGTTAAATTCGGTAATTTATCGGCATTGGCTAAGATGCTGTTCTTCCACATATCTTCACTTTCTTGGTTATACGTGACGGAGTCATTATCGCTCTGAGCAAAGTAATTATCAGTTTCTAGTCGTTCATCAACTGGACTTTGCATTCTACTGAAAGTTAACAACGAAGGTGTTTCTGAAGTAATTGGGGTCATCTCGTATGTTGGTGGGTCGATAGAGTAGTTTTCATTTGTTGGGGTTAAATTCTTCGATACTGTAGATTGAAACATGTGATAGGAGGGcaaaatattgttgagCAACTCATCCTCAtttggtggttgtggttcATCATTTGGCGACATTTTGTTACTTGAAGTGGGAAGCTGATAATGTAATCGAGTGGTTTAAAGACGGGATGAGGTATTAGACATTGCATTTCGGAAtattctctcttttttttttttcgctTTCGTGCTTTaaagttttgttttttttttttcatattttagCTTTTATTTTAAGCTCTCGCTTGATGTTGCCGCATACGGTAAGGAAATTCGAGTCTAGAATGAGAAAACACACATACCATATAAACTTTgatatatttcttttctagAACTTCCAAACAAATAACTGATTGGAAAGCAATCTAGGTACACCGATCAGAAGTACAATGCTTCCTTTAATAAAGGTCAAACTTAATTTATGTGTGGGTTGTCGTTTCTTGCTCAGCCTATTAAGTTAATCCACAGTGCGGTTGTATCGTACGACCAACGTCTGGTACACCTCCAGTTGTTCTTGTCATCATATCCTCCCACAACCAGATAAAACCTAAAAAAATCGCGTGGAACAATAGgcaacagaaaaaaaaaaaagaaatttgcGTGGCTTTAGATTGTTCCTGCTGTTTCattacaaatcaaatcaattctaTCTGAcccacaaaaaaaaaaaaaaaaaaaaacccgTGGCAATGTCTTAGATCtgttcttttttgaaataatgTACCGATATATATACTAGTCAAACCAAAATGAAGTCAGAAACACATCCCAAAAACTATACAAACtacaattacaaaataCCTAGGAGCACTCTCTTTATCTCTTGTGTGCTTACATTGCTAATCTACTccttatcaacaatttatcAGTCTCGCGGTTTGGGGTTGCCCCCATTATCGTTTATAAATCAGATTCCGGAAAATTTGTCCAGATCTGATCCATATTTGACTTTGCACATTGATATTACTGATGACCCATTATCAGACAAAATAGGACAGCCAGATTTAAACCCGTCGCCTGAACATTTACATGTGGGTAACAAAGCAATGGTAGCAAGCGATGTCCCCTTGTGCTCTACCATGGGAAAAGATATATTGCTTCGAGGTGGGAATGCTGCTGATGCTGCTGTTACTGTTGCGTTATGTATTGGCTCAGTCAATTCACACAGTTCTGGGATCGGTGGCGGAGGATTCATAGTGAGCAGAAATAACGGTGATGCAGTTAGTATCGATGCCCGTGAAATGGCTCCAGGGTCGGCATTCAAAGAGATGTATGGAAACCTGCTAGTTTTGTCCAAAATTGGAGGGTTGAGCATTGCTGTTCCTGGAGAATTAAAAGGCTTGTATGAACTATTTAGGTTGCACGGATCTGGCAATTTGAGTTGGAAGCAATTATTTGAACCAGTGATCGAATTGAACAGGAACGGGTTCAAGTGTCtgaaaatatttgaaactGTTTTGGCTAAAGAGTACGACTTGGTCCTACTGAGGGTACCTGTATTGAAAGACTCGTGGgattttatatttaaacCCAATGGAGGATTACTTAAGGAAGGCGATTTAATAACTAGACCAAATTACGCAAAAACATTAGAATTAATTGCCAATAACGGAAGCAGTAGTATATTTTATGATCCCAACGGTCCAATAGTGCAGTCCTTAGTTTCCACTATTCAAAAATGGGGAGGAATTGTCACTACAGaggatttttcaaattataagGTAAATTTAGAAAAGCCACTAGTTTCTACCATCAAGAATCACACTTTCTATACCAGCAACGGAATTTCATCTGGGCTAGGATTATTGGCTggtttgaatttttttgatcGAGTTTTCAACGAATCCGACGATGATACCCTTTTCACTCATAAGTTAGTCGAGAGCTTCAAGTGGCTTAGTTCCATTCGTACCAGATTTGGAGACATTGACAAAAGACAAGATTTAATAGACAAGTACACCGACTCCACTTGGATAGATGAAGTTTTAGAGACTAAAAAGTACTCAGACGAAACTACTTTTGATTGGAAACATTATGACCCCAAATACGATATTGCAGAGCCACAAGGGACATCACATTTTTCGGTTGTAGATGAAAATGACAATTCAGTTGCAATGACTACTACTGTGAACTTGCTATTTGGATCGATGATTTACGATCGTGAAACAGGGATCATTTTGAACGATGAAATGGATGATTTTGCTTTACCAAATGTGAGCAATGCCTTCAATTTAACTCCTTCtattttcaactttatcTATCCGGGGAAAAGACCATTGAGTTCTACTGCGCCCacaatcatcattaacGATGCCAATAATGCCACAGATTTTGTAATCGGGGCCGCAGGAGGCAGTAGAATAACTAGTGCCATATTACAAGCCATTGTGAGGACCTATTATCGCaaatatgatttattatcGACAATAGCATTTCCTCGTTTgcatcatcaattgattccCGAAAGCATCATGAGCGAAAATCTCACTATATGGGATCAAGAACATCCTGGAATAACCAGTTCAATGAAAAAGGTGGGTCACACATTTTTGGAAACGGGATCTTTAACAGCAATGAATGGGATCAAAAGGACTAAAAATGGCAAATTACATGGTGTATCGGATTGGTGGAGAAAAAGGGGGGAGCTGGATGGTTATTAGAATAAGCAAGGAGATTGAGATTACAATATGGATATTGTCAATTTCAGCACATTGTGTAAccatatatttatttttattgtaaACATACAAATAGACATTGATCTATAGATTGATGAGTTGTAGGTGGTAGTTGGGGATGTTTTCATAGAATGCAAAGTACACTTTAGGGACAACCTcgattttttaaattgatgCGAATTCAAGGAAACTTGACAGATTGAGCAAGAAACTTAAAGCGATCTCATCTTACACcgaaagaattttttttttctttgttttaatttactttccttcaacaacattaaACAATGTCTAAAATAGAACCCGTTCCcgagaaagaagaagaatacGTTTCCGAATGGGATAGAAGAAGATATGTCCCTAAAGCAGGTGAACCTGAATTACCTCCCCAATTATCAGAGTTCTCTAACAAGACTACCGATGAAGTAATTGAGGAATTGAATAGATTGCCATTTTTCATGACAAAGTTAGATGAAACTGATGGAGACGGAGGAGAAAATGTAAACTTGGAAGCACTTAAAAGTTTAGCATATGAGGGGGATCCTGACGAAATTGCTtccaattttaaaaatcaaGGGAATGATTGTTACaaagtgaaaaaatataatgatGCAATTATATTTTACACCAAAGGTCTCGAAATAAACTGTGATGTGga
This is a stretch of genomic DNA from Candida dubliniensis CD36 chromosome 1, complete sequence. It encodes these proteins:
- a CDS encoding S-D-lactoylglutathione methylglyoxal lyase, putative (Similar to Phaeosphaeria nodorum GLO1;~Similar to C. albicans GLO1;~Similar to S. cerevisiae GLO1) encodes the protein MFRRFFSSTPRTFKMATFNKSFLMNHTCLRIKDPKISLPFYTEKFGMKLIATFPFADFTLYMLNYETEADKHLNWSAREGVLELCHNHGVENDPNYKLNNGNGEKDRGFGHICVSVDNIEAFQNQLLDSDVKFQKKLTDGRQKNIAFALDPDGYWIELIENGINKVANKTDVSSYKLNHTMIRVKDPKKSLEFYRDVLGFKLLSTSVHEGAKFTLYFLGYDHDPNFKQDTLARDEQAKRQGVIELTHNWGTESDPEFKGYHNGNSTENGALQGYGHTCVSCEDPAKFCQELEEKFGDKLDWSLKWDQGKIKKIAFIRDPDGYAIEILGHNLFADKVKDQASL
- a CDS encoding 3-methyl-2-oxobutanoate hydroxymethyltransferase, putative (Similar to Aspergillus nidulans PANB;~Similar to C. albicans ECM31;~Similar to S. cerevisiae ECM31) — protein: MYRRVFVRSSRLFSTSPYFRSSYANAPRKTIADIHDLYKTGEPISMVTSHDFITSQILEQAKVDINLIGDSLANTTLGYDDTNELTLDEFLYHVKSVQRGNSHSLLVADIPFGSFESSIEQATSTAVKLIQKGKIQAVKIEGGNEEIIPTIKKIISIGIPVMGHVGLTPQKHNSLGGYKLQGKSADDSLRIFQECLNLQNAGVFAIVLECIPNKLSQYITDKLSIPTIGIGAGPYTSGQVLVISDLLGMKDGHVAKFVQQYSDFFQQGVEGVKQYTKDVKSKKFPNPDTHGYKMKKEVLDEFKEIAKDL
- a CDS encoding phosphoglycerate mutase family protein, putative, with amino-acid sequence MTFEIIENPEPEITRVFIVRHGQTDHNVQKILQGHLDTDINETGKEQAEIVGKYLSRIPFDYFVSSDLTRCQQTLLPILSHQQTKTVKYTANLRERDMGKVEGMYLKDALEKYGPGFRNLGEKEGALCKRVEKEWNEIIEQGHNNVLVCTHGGVITRFISYLYKELGYELNNKLTPDDLKVPFNTSVSVIDVEKKTKKGVIQAFGNTLHLGGNFEVKDQLLR
- a CDS encoding RSP3 E3-ubiquitin ligase complex subunit, putative (heat-shock-element-mediated gene expression, stress, intracellular amino acid permease sorting;~Similar to S. cerevisiae BUL2;~Similar to C. albicans BUL2), with product MSPNDEPQPPNEDELLNNILPSYHMFQSTVSKNLTPTNENYSIDPPTYEMTPITSETPSLLTFSRMQSPVDERLETDNYFAQSDNDSVTYNQESEDMWKNSILANADKLPNLTHRKNSMSECLKIDIQVTEKVCQSGIKPIFMDPSNREFKQGDYLHGYVTIRNTSDQSIPFDMVYVVFEGTFTTLDTSSGTISSEVPALRFKFLTMLDLFASWSYANIDRLITDNGDPHDWCNGETDPYDNTLLSIDVKRLFQPNVTYKRFFTFKIPDKLLDSTCDQYNLPTHTEIPPTLGIDRNSFPPSFLLANQHLIVKDLSFSDSCLAYRIDARVIGKASDYKYKVDKDQYVVSKEASCPIRVIPTPNLEMEYNFQQLKQEAELYYRAFVDSVMVKIDYGNELLNNKAGNTSSSRPNLSPMMSNDSVKLRQLYDVADDTFKSNLRSGKSMHDDEDFYQCLIPFKKKSITGSSKYLGIISLSTIKEHYKIRYTPPTRFGKAPPPSDTELVIPLELNYFAESSTLLKNLPEIKAIDVELVALSIRSKKHPIPIEFTTDMLFAEKEIDIKKSQPANFNSLVIARFSNYLNEFHKLIKGVGNEALRLETRLYQNVKCLASLKTKYINLPISNLVFETTSQNGIGTTTEVKSLQWQEEQSEKGKLFIKKFSIRMNLNNCSSKSNDHSSKGLDRITLVPSFQTCFASRLYYIKITVRLHHGDSLLVNVPLNIHRY
- a CDS encoding gamma glutamyl-transpeptidase, putative (Similar to S. pombe GGT1;~Similar to S. cerevisiae ECM38;~Similar to C. albicans ECM38), whose product is MKSETHPKNYTNYNYKIPRSTLFISCVLTLLIYSLSTIYQSRGLGLPPLSFINQIPENLSRSDPYLTLHIDITDDPLSDKIGQPDLNPSPEHLHVGNKAMVASDVPLCSTMGKDILLRGGNAADAAVTVALCIGSVNSHSSGIGGGGFIVSRNNGDAVSIDAREMAPGSAFKEMYGNSLVLSKIGGLSIAVPGELKGLYELFRLHGSGNLSWKQLFEPVIELNRNGFKCSKIFETVLAKEYDLVLSRVPVLKDSWDFIFKPNGGLLKEGDLITRPNYAKTLELIANNGSSSIFYDPNGPIVQSLVSTIQKWGGIVTTEDFSNYKVNLEKPLVSTIKNHTFYTSNGISSGLGLLAGLNFFDRVFNESDDDTLFTHKLVESFKWLSSIRTRFGDIDKRQDLIDKYTDSTWIDEVLETKKYSDETTFDWKHYDPKYDIAEPQGTSHFSVVDENDNSVAMTTTVNLLFGSMIYDRETGIILNDEMDDFALPNVSNAFNLTPSIFNFIYPGKRPLSSTAPTIIINDANNATDFVIGAAGGSRITSAILQAIVRTYYRKYDLLSTIAFPRLHHQLIPESIMSENLTIWDQEHPGITSSMKKVGHTFLETGSLTAMNGIKRTKNGKLHGVSDWWRKRGESDGY